In Neomonachus schauinslandi chromosome 6, ASM220157v2, whole genome shotgun sequence, a genomic segment contains:
- the LYPLAL1 gene encoding LOW QUALITY PROTEIN: lysophospholipase-like protein 1 (The sequence of the model RefSeq protein was modified relative to this genomic sequence to represent the inferred CDS: deleted 1 base in 1 codon; substituted 1 base at 1 genomic stop codon) — translation MTATSGSIRLQRCIVSPAGRHSASLIFLHGSGDSGQGLRTWIKQVFNQEXTFQHIKRIFPRAPPRPYTPMKGGISSVWFDRLKISNDCPEHLESINIMCQVLTDLIDDEIKSGIEKNRILVGGFSMGGCMAMHLAYRNHQDVAGVFALSSFLNKTSAVYQALRESDGVLPELFQCHGAADELVLHSWGEETNSMLKSLGVSTKFHSFPGVYHELSKAELEKLKSWILTKLPGEMERQSE, via the exons ATGACGGCTACGTCGGGTTCGATTCGGTTGCAGCGTTGTATAGTGTCGCCGGCTGGGAGGCACAGCGCCTCTCTCATCTTCCTGCACGGCTCAG GTGATTCTGGACAAGGATTGAGAACATGGATCAAGCAGGTTTTCAATCAAGAGTGAACGTTCCAACACATAAAACGTATTTTTCCAAGAGCTCCTCCCAG GCCATATACTCCTATGAAAGGAGGAATCTCCAGTGTATGGTTTGACAGACTTAAAATATCTAATGACTGCCCAGAACACCTTGAATCAATCAATATAATGTGTCAAGTGCTTACCGATTTGATtgatgatgaaataaaaagtgGGATCGAGAAGAATAGAATATTAGTAG gAGGATTTTCTATGGGAGGGTGCATGGCAATGCATTTAGCATATCGAAATCATCAAGATGTGGCAGGAGTATTTGctctttctagttttctgaaTAAAACATCTGCTGTTTAccag GCTCTTCGGGAAAGTGAT GGTGTGCTCCCTGAATTATTTCAGTGCCATGGTGCTGCAGACGAGTTAGTTCTTCATTCTTGGGGTGAAGAGACAAACTCAATGTTAAAATCCCTAGGAGTGAGCACGAAGTTTCATAGTTTCCCGGGTGTTTACCATGAGCTAAGCAAAGCTGAGCTAGAAAAACTGAAGTCATGGATTCTTACAAAGCTTCcaggagaaatggaaaggcaAAGTGAATGA